Proteins from a single region of Bacteroidia bacterium:
- a CDS encoding 3-ketoacyl-CoA thiolase — protein MMKLRKKIYMVAGYNTISMGTGRKEFNPKKERPGLEEYMKEAGQGVLKQIGGAANVDECVVGNFIGARFNRQANMAGFFPFVDEGLKYKPCTRVEGACGTGALALMNGIKSVLAETAEVVLVVGIEVQNTVKAIYGADILAAAGWSKERKDGHAYFFPGKFSDRAGKYYEKFGKEKTRKAMAKWFVNAMENARLCSTAQEFHNTSKDLEALGMMEPNGRSFVDHLNVFDCSKVSDGASAIAIVSEEGLKRCGIDKKDAIEVIGFGQTENDITLPPADHTKLDTTAAAVKKALDMANITKDQIGTVECHDCFTIAGIMATEAIGFAEHGKGPDYVLAGNTSRTGEVPFNTTGGLIGWGHPTGATGVHQAVTILEQLTGKAGDAQIIIKPNRPYGLTINMGGDDKTLVSIVYKKAE, from the coding sequence TATATATGGTTGCTGGTTATAACACCATATCGATGGGAACCGGCAGAAAAGAATTTAATCCAAAAAAAGAACGTCCAGGCCTTGAAGAATATATGAAAGAAGCCGGACAGGGTGTCTTAAAACAAATTGGTGGTGCTGCAAATGTTGACGAATGTGTAGTTGGAAATTTTATTGGAGCAAGATTCAACAGACAAGCTAATATGGCGGGATTTTTCCCTTTTGTTGATGAAGGATTGAAATATAAACCATGCACCAGAGTTGAAGGTGCTTGTGGAACAGGAGCTCTTGCTTTAATGAATGGTATTAAATCAGTACTTGCCGAAACAGCAGAAGTTGTGCTAGTTGTTGGTATCGAAGTTCAGAATACGGTAAAAGCAATTTACGGTGCAGATATTTTGGCTGCTGCTGGCTGGAGCAAAGAAAGAAAAGATGGACATGCATATTTCTTCCCTGGAAAATTCAGCGATCGTGCTGGAAAATATTACGAAAAATTTGGCAAAGAAAAAACCCGTAAAGCAATGGCTAAGTGGTTTGTAAATGCAATGGAAAATGCTAGACTTTGCTCAACTGCTCAGGAATTTCATAATACTTCAAAAGATTTAGAAGCTCTTGGAATGATGGAGCCAAATGGTCGTTCATTTGTTGATCATTTAAATGTATTCGATTGCTCTAAAGTATCTGACGGTGCTTCAGCAATAGCAATTGTTTCTGAAGAAGGTTTAAAACGTTGTGGAATTGATAAAAAAGACGCTATTGAAGTTATAGGATTTGGTCAGACAGAAAACGATATTACATTACCACCAGCAGATCATACAAAACTCGATACAACTGCTGCTGCTGTTAAAAAAGCTTTGGATATGGCTAATATTACTAAAGACCAAATTGGTACTGTTGAATGTCATGATTGTTTCACTATTGCTGGAATTATGGCTACAGAAGCTATTGGATTTGCTGAACATGGAAAAGGACCAGATTATGTTTTAGCTGGCAATACATCTCGTACTGGCGAAGTTCCATTTAATACAACTGGTGGTTTAATTGGTTGGGGACATCCAACAGGTGCAACCGGAGTTCATCAGGCAGTAACAATTTTAGAACAATTAACAGGAAAAGCTGGTGATGCTCAAATAATTATTAAACCTAATCGTCCATATGGATTAACAATTAACATGGGTGGCGATGATAAAACTCTTGTTTCAATTGTTTACAAAAAAGCTGAATAA
- a CDS encoding alanine dehydrogenase, which produces MVTSKSGAKGISLAGAKLMPMEEMLAVKNHQKKLTIGIPLEEERNENRVALTPITVELLINNGHEVLIQSNAGKAANFLDNSYSESGAQIVTSKEEVFRSDVLLKVAPLTDAEIGLTKAHQLVISSLNVATQNAEYLHRLMRKKLTCLGFEYLKDENDCYPVVRSMSEIAGSTSILTAAEHLSNVHGGKGEMLGGITGVNPSEVVILGAGTAGEFAARTAIGLGAMVKIFDASAWKLKRLQNNLGRHIYTSVLHPLVLANALKSADVLIGAIRLTEKGTSYFVTEEMIKTMKKGSVIIDISIDQGGCIETSRLTTHTNPVFIKHGVVHYCVPNIASRVARTASYALSNIFAPLILEMGKAGSINRFAKENIGFRHGIYIFNGTLTNRYIGSLFSLPTQDINLLMGAF; this is translated from the coding sequence ATGGTAACTTCAAAATCTGGTGCTAAAGGTATTTCATTGGCAGGAGCTAAGTTAATGCCAATGGAAGAGATGCTTGCAGTAAAAAATCATCAAAAGAAACTTACAATTGGAATACCACTGGAAGAAGAACGAAATGAAAATCGTGTTGCCCTTACCCCAATTACAGTTGAATTACTTATAAATAACGGCCACGAGGTATTAATTCAATCCAATGCAGGCAAAGCAGCAAATTTTTTAGACAATAGCTACAGCGAATCAGGTGCACAAATAGTAACAAGTAAAGAAGAAGTTTTCAGATCTGATGTGTTACTTAAGGTTGCACCTTTAACTGATGCTGAAATTGGTTTAACCAAGGCTCATCAATTAGTAATTTCATCATTAAACGTAGCAACTCAAAATGCTGAATATCTTCATCGTTTGATGAGAAAAAAACTTACATGTCTTGGATTTGAATATTTAAAAGACGAAAATGATTGTTATCCTGTTGTAAGATCGATGAGCGAAATAGCAGGAAGCACTTCAATATTAACAGCTGCAGAACATTTAAGTAATGTGCATGGTGGAAAAGGGGAAATGTTGGGCGGAATAACCGGAGTAAATCCTTCTGAGGTTGTTATTCTTGGTGCTGGAACAGCGGGAGAATTTGCAGCGCGAACTGCTATTGGTTTGGGTGCTATGGTAAAAATATTTGATGCATCTGCTTGGAAATTAAAACGTTTACAAAATAATTTAGGACGACATATTTATACTTCAGTTTTACATCCACTGGTTCTTGCAAATGCTTTAAAATCTGCTGACGTATTAATTGGTGCTATTCGCCTGACCGAAAAAGGAACAAGCTATTTCGTTACAGAAGAGATGATTAAAACAATGAAAAAGGGTAGCGTAATAATTGATATTAGTATTGATCAAGGTGGTTGTATTGAAACTTCAAGACTTACAACACATACAAATCCTGTATTTATTAAACATGGAGTAGTTCATTATTGTGTGCCAAATATTGCATCCAGAGTTGCCCGTACAGCTTCATATGCTTTGAGTAATATATTTGCTCCATTGATTCTTGAAATGGGTAAGGCGGGAAGTATAAATCGCTTTGCAAAAGAAAATATTGGCTTCAGACATGGGATTTATATTTTTAACGGAACTCTTACCAATCGATATATAGGAAGCTTGTTTTCTTTACCAACACAAGATATTAATTTATTAATGGGGGCGTTTTAA
- the tsaE gene encoding tRNA (adenosine(37)-N6)-threonylcarbamoyltransferase complex ATPase subunit type 1 TsaE translates to MISFQLDSLSQLTQAAEWVLKNTRKNKIIAFYAEMGAGKTTLIKEICNLLGCTSNVTSPTFAIINEYVTTNNESVFHFDFYRLNKINEIIDIGFEEYIDGKNYCFIEWPELAEPLLPAETQKISIKIDEKQKRTLTLYV, encoded by the coding sequence ATGATTTCGTTTCAGTTAGATTCATTGTCGCAATTAACACAAGCGGCCGAGTGGGTTTTAAAAAACACTAGAAAAAATAAAATTATTGCATTTTATGCTGAAATGGGTGCAGGTAAAACAACATTAATTAAAGAAATTTGTAATTTATTGGGCTGTACCTCAAATGTTACCAGTCCTACTTTTGCTATAATTAATGAGTATGTAACAACTAACAATGAGTCAGTTTTTCATTTCGATTTTTACCGTTTAAATAAAATAAATGAAATAATAGATATTGGCTTTGAAGAATATATTGATGGGAAAAATTATTGTTTTATAGAGTGGCCCGAATTGGCAGAACCTTTATTACCAGCCGAAACTCAAAAAATCAGTATAAAAATAGACGAAAAACAGAAACGTACATTAACTTTGTACGTATAA